In the Enterococcus rotai genome, AAGCTGTACCAACGAATTTTACCCGTTATTGATGAAAACAAAGTAGAGATCATCCAAATGCAGTTCTTAGAACGTGAAGCATTTAAAAAGCACATCGACAGTTTGATGGAAGAGTATGAAATCAAAGCGATTGCAGGAACAGTAGATGTTGAGTACCAAAACATTCCGTTCTTTTCAGCCTATGATATCTTCGACGACGAAAAACTAAATGTATTAAAACGTATCGCAGGAGATGAAGTGCCAACTGAGAAAATCGTGAAATCATTAGGTGGCACGATCACGGCAGTCGATTCATTACAAAAATTAATTGTCATGCTGCAAAAAACAGTTCATCAAATCCAAACCGATATGCATATTATTGTAGAACCTGGTGTAGACGCTGGAATCGTGATTCATCTTGCTTTCTTAGTCGATGCTATTTTAAAAGGCGAAAAATCAAAAGAATTTGAGCATCTGCCTGAATTTATGAAAAAGAACCGCTTAGAAACAGATGTAACTAGAACCAATTTAATGGTGATCGAAAAAGCCTATCGTGTAGCCTTTACTGAGTCTGATATTGCACACCTTACACAACTGTTTTTAGAAAATAGAATTAAAGCTATCTCAGAATATAAACAAAATTAATTAGTGTGTAGCTTAAAAAATAATAGTGTGTACACAAAACGTATAGACCAAAACCCAGTTATCATGGGATTTGGTCTATATATTTTTTTGGCACGCTTCTTGCTTTATATAAACGTGTAAAGAAAACTTGAGATAGAAGGAGTGGTAACAATGGCTAAAAAAACAATTATGTTAGTATGTTCAGCAGGAATGAGTACCAGTTTATTAGTAACAAAAATGCAAAAAGCAGCAGAAGATCGTGGAATGGAAGCAGACATCTTCGCAGTATCGGCATCAGATGCAGATAACAACCTAGAAGCCAAAGATGTAAACGTATTACTTTTAGGACCGCAAGTGCGTTTCATGAAAGCACAATTCGAACAAAAATTAGCACCTAAAGGAATTCCCTTTGACGTGATCAACATGTCTGATTATGGCATGATGAACGGCGAAAAAGTATTGGATCAAGCAATTTCTTTAATGGGTAATTAATTAAAATAAAAAATGAATGGAGCGTTAAAATTATGGAAGAGCAACAAAATTTAGAAGCAGTTATGGGACTTATCATGTATGGAGGCAATGCTAAAAGCGATGCAATGGAAGCGATCGCAGCCGCTAAAGCAGGAGATTTTGAATTAGCAGATCAAAAAATTGTTGATGCAGAAGAATCTTTGGTTCAAGCACATCATTCTCAAACTGGTATGTTAACACAAGAAGCACAAGGAAATCATATCCAAGTGACGCTATTGACTGTTCACAGCCAAGATCATTTAATGACAGCGATCGCATTTACAGATTTAGCAAAAGAAATTATCGATTTATATCGTCGTATGGATAACGAGTAAACATTACTTGGATCTTGAGACAAACTAAAGAGTTGCTGCTTTTATAACAGCGCTTTTATAACGACCGATTTGAAAAGCAGCATGCTTTTTAGATAAATATTGTTTAGGGGGATTTACAAACGATGGACAAATTTGTTCAATGGATGGAAAAATATTTTATGCCGAAAGCTTCAGTAATTGCAGCACAACGGCACTTGGTGGCAATTCGTGATGCCTTTGTGGTAACGATGCCGTTAATGATTTTAGGCGCACTTGCAGTTTTGATCAACAATCTACCGATTCCTGGATTTCCAGAATTAATGGATAAACTATTTCCAATGATCGCCAATGATGCACCAATTTGGAAAAGCTTTGGTGGGAACATTTGGAACGGAACATTCGCCATTTTTTCAGTTTTAATTGCCTTTTTAGTGGCTTATAACTTAGTGAGATCTTATGGTAAAGATGGTATTGCAGCAGGAACTGTTTCAGTTGCTTCATTCTTTGCCGTTGGCGGACTAAGTGGTATGGATGCTACAGGATTATTTATTGCATTAGTTATTGCACTTATTTCAGGTGAATTATTCCAAAGATTAGTTGGGAATGACAAATTAGTGATTAAAATGCCGGATGGCGTTCCGCCAGCGGTTGCAAAATCATTTGCAGCATTATTGCCTGCGATGATCACGATCAGCTTGTTCAGTTTGATCACATCTATTTTATTAGGTCTTGGAATCGACAACATTGTGGTTTCATTCTATGAGGCCGTTCAAAAACCATTTATGGGATTGGCAAATAGCTATCCTTCAGCGTTATTATTAGCTTTTATTACACCATTCTTATGGTTCTTCGGACTACACGGAGCGAATATGGTGGATCCTTTGATGCAAACGATCAATGTTCCAGCGATCGATGCAAATATTAAAGCCTTAGAAGCAGGGGAAAAAATTCCTTATATCGTAAACAAACCGTTCTTTGATTCTTTTGTCAACTTAGGTGGAACAGGTGCTACGTTAGGTCTATTGATTGCCATTTTCTTAGTAGGACGCAAAAACAAACCATTTAAAGTCATTACAAACTTAAGTTTAGCACCGGGTATTTTCAATATTAACGAACCAGTAATGTTTGGTCTGCCGATCGTATTAAATCCGATCATGTTTATTCCATTTATCATTACGCCAATGGTTCTTGTAACAACAGCTTATATTGCAACTTCAACAGGTCTAGTTCCAGCTGCGACATTTATGCCACCTTGGGTAACACCACCGATCATTGGCGGATTCTTAGCAACTAAGAGTATTGCTGGTGGTGTCTTAGCTGCAGTTAACTTAGCGATTTCTGTCTTGATTTATATTCCGTTTGTAAAAGTAGCAACGGATCAATTCTTGAAACAAGAAGCAGTAGCACAAGCACAAGAAAGCAAATAGCCAAGTTTAATCAGGTAACCAATAGATAAAATTTCCTTAAGAAAGGTTGAGAGAAAAAGAGTAATCCTTTTTTCTCAATCGTGAGGAGATTTTATCTATTTTCAAATGAAAATAATTTATAGGAGATGACAATGATGGATTATCAATTTCCAAAAGGTTTTTGGTGGGGATCTGCAGCTAGTGGTCCACAGACGGAAGGTGTTTTTGAAGGGGATGGAAAAGCGCAAAATATCTGGGACTTTTGGTATGAAGAAAAACCTGAAAAATTCTTTAACAATGTAGGGCCAGATAAAACGTCACGTTTTTACAAAAAGTATCAAGAAGATATTCAATTGATGAAAGAAACAGGTCATAATTCTTTTCGCACGTCGATCCAATGGAGCCGTCTGATTCCTGATCCTGAGACTGGAGTAGTCAATCCAAAGGCGGTTGAATTTTATAATCATGTGATTGATGGTCTATTAGAAAATGGGATCGAGCCTTTCTTTAATTTGTATCACTTTGATATGCCAATGACAATGCAAGAAAAAGGTGGCTGGCTGAATCGTGAAGTCGTTGATCAGTATGTTTTTTATGCTAAAACTTGTTTTGAATTATTTGGCGATCGTGTGAAGAAATGGTTTACACACAACGAGCCGATCGTACCAGTTGAAGGTGGCTATTTATATGGGTGGCACTATCCTGATGAAATCAACTTAAAGCATGGTGTTCAAGTAGCCTATCACGAAGCTCTTGCCAGTGCTAAAGCAATCGAAGTCTATCATAGTATGAATTTTTTAGATGGTGAAATAGGGATCGTCCTTAATTTGACACCTACTTACCCAAGAGATGAACAAAATAAAGCAGACGTTGAAGCGGCACGTTTAGTCGATGGCTTATTCAATCGCTCATTCTTAGATCCGGCAGTGAAAGGTCATTTTCCAGAAGATATCATAAAATGGGTCAAAGAAAATGATTTAATGCCTATAACAACACCAGAAGATCTAAAAACAATTGCAGAGAATACGATCGATCTTTTAGGAGTTAATTATTACCAACCGCGCAGAGTAAAAGCGAAAGAGACTCCTGTGGAAATTGCAGGGAACAGTATTTTACCAGAAGATTTCTATGATGTGTACGATATGCCAGGTAAAAAGATGAATCCATATCGTGGTTGGGAAATTTATGAAAAAGGCATTTACGATACCTTAATGAATTTGAAGGAAAACTATGGCAATATCCGTTGCTATATTTCTGAAAACGGTATGGGCGTCGAAGGAGAAGAACGTTTTGTAAATGCAGATGGCATGATCGAAAATGATTACCGGATTGAATTTGTGACCGATCATTTAAAATGGGTCCATCAAGCTATTCAAGAAGGTAGCCAAGTTCAAGGCTACCACATGTGGACGTGTATGGATAACTGGTCATGGCTAAATGCCTATAAAAACCGTTATGGATTCATTGCAGTTGATTTAGAACAAGAAGGTAAGCGAACAATCAAGAAAAGCGGCTACTGGTTTAAGGAAC is a window encoding:
- a CDS encoding PTS sugar transporter subunit IIC; this encodes MDKFVQWMEKYFMPKASVIAAQRHLVAIRDAFVVTMPLMILGALAVLINNLPIPGFPELMDKLFPMIANDAPIWKSFGGNIWNGTFAIFSVLIAFLVAYNLVRSYGKDGIAAGTVSVASFFAVGGLSGMDATGLFIALVIALISGELFQRLVGNDKLVIKMPDGVPPAVAKSFAALLPAMITISLFSLITSILLGLGIDNIVVSFYEAVQKPFMGLANSYPSALLLAFITPFLWFFGLHGANMVDPLMQTINVPAIDANIKALEAGEKIPYIVNKPFFDSFVNLGGTGATLGLLIAIFLVGRKNKPFKVITNLSLAPGIFNINEPVMFGLPIVLNPIMFIPFIITPMVLVTTAYIATSTGLVPAATFMPPWVTPPIIGGFLATKSIAGGVLAAVNLAISVLIYIPFVKVATDQFLKQEAVAQAQESK
- a CDS encoding PTS sugar transporter subunit IIB, producing the protein MAKKTIMLVCSAGMSTSLLVTKMQKAAEDRGMEADIFAVSASDADNNLEAKDVNVLLLGPQVRFMKAQFEQKLAPKGIPFDVINMSDYGMMNGEKVLDQAISLMGN
- a CDS encoding PTS lactose/cellobiose transporter subunit IIA gives rise to the protein MEEQQNLEAVMGLIMYGGNAKSDAMEAIAAAKAGDFELADQKIVDAEESLVQAHHSQTGMLTQEAQGNHIQVTLLTVHSQDHLMTAIAFTDLAKEIIDLYRRMDNE
- a CDS encoding glycoside hydrolase family 1 protein, which encodes MDYQFPKGFWWGSAASGPQTEGVFEGDGKAQNIWDFWYEEKPEKFFNNVGPDKTSRFYKKYQEDIQLMKETGHNSFRTSIQWSRLIPDPETGVVNPKAVEFYNHVIDGLLENGIEPFFNLYHFDMPMTMQEKGGWLNREVVDQYVFYAKTCFELFGDRVKKWFTHNEPIVPVEGGYLYGWHYPDEINLKHGVQVAYHEALASAKAIEVYHSMNFLDGEIGIVLNLTPTYPRDEQNKADVEAARLVDGLFNRSFLDPAVKGHFPEDIIKWVKENDLMPITTPEDLKTIAENTIDLLGVNYYQPRRVKAKETPVEIAGNSILPEDFYDVYDMPGKKMNPYRGWEIYEKGIYDTLMNLKENYGNIRCYISENGMGVEGEERFVNADGMIENDYRIEFVTDHLKWVHQAIQEGSQVQGYHMWTCMDNWSWLNAYKNRYGFIAVDLEQEGKRTIKKSGYWFKELTKNNGFN